Proteins co-encoded in one Papaver somniferum cultivar HN1 chromosome 5, ASM357369v1, whole genome shotgun sequence genomic window:
- the LOC113283038 gene encoding probable calcium-binding protein CML21 isoform X2 has protein sequence MKSDAMKESPGSCCLCSSLKSFFSDKVQGMLCRCNTSSKYKRLNPKLEKKMVEAIKKRGSSEPNTFKSINSIILRFPKFKEGLKNIKSVFDQYDEDSNGTIDHEELKHCLNKLQLHLTEREIEDLFQACDVDGIEGIQLNEFVVLLCLIYLLMDSSENSHSVPTTNSNPISRMGSPELEATFDTIVEAFMFLDKNGDGKLNKEEMVMALNEASPWEKSPGRISRNRFKEMDWSNSGKVSFKEFLFALTNWVGIDADDEKEHVL, from the exons ATGAAATCAGACGCCATGAAAGAATCACCAG GTTCCTGTTGCTTATGTTCCTCTTTGAAGTCTTTTTTCTCTGACAAAGTCCAAGGCATGCTTTGTCGTTGCAATACATCGAGCAAGTATAAGAGGCTAAATCCAAAGCTTGAAAAGAAAATGGTGGAGGCCATCAAGAAAAGAGGCTCTTCTGAACCTAACACTTTTAAATCAATTAATAGCATAATCTTGAGGTTTCCCAAGTTCAAAGAAGGATTAAAGAACATCAAGAGTGTGTTTGATCAATATG acGAGGACTCAAATGGAACAATTGACCACGAGGAGCTAAAGCATTGCTTAAACAAACTGCAACTCCATCTGACCGAGAGAGAAATAGAAGATCTTTTTCAGGCTTGTGACGTGGATGGAATCGAAGGAATACAACTGAATGAGTTTGTGGTTCTTCTATGTCTCATCTATCTTCTGATGGACTCTTCAGAAAATTCTCATTCTGTACCGACAACAAACTCCAATCCA ATTTCAAGGATGGGATCTCCTGAACTGGAGGCCACCTTTGATACGATTGTTGAAGCATTTATGTTTCTTGATAAGAATGGTGATGGGAAACTGAACAAGGAAGAGATGGTAATGGCACTGAACGAGGCTTCTCCGTGGGAAAAATCCCCTGGACGCATTTCCAGAAATCGGTTCA AAGAAATGGACTGGAGCAACAGTGGAAAAGTCAGCTTCAAAGAATTCCTCTTTGCATTGACGAATTGGGTAGGGATTGATGCTGATGACGAGAAGGAACATGTCTTGTGA
- the LOC113283038 gene encoding probable calcium-binding protein CML21 isoform X4 yields the protein MLCRCNTSSKYKRLNPKLEKKMVEAIKKRGSSEPNTFKSINSIILRFPKFKEGLKNIKSVFDQYDEDSNGTIDHEELKHCLNKLQLHLTEREIEDLFQACDVDGIEGIQLNEFVVLLCLIYLLMDSSENSHSVPTTNSNPISRMGSPELEATFDTIVEAFMFLDKNGDGKLNKEEMVMALNEASPWEKSPGRISRNRFKEMDWSNSGKVSFKEFLFALTNWVGIDADDEKEHVL from the exons ATGCTTTGTCGTTGCAATACATCGAGCAAGTATAAGAGGCTAAATCCAAAGCTTGAAAAGAAAATGGTGGAGGCCATCAAGAAAAGAGGCTCTTCTGAACCTAACACTTTTAAATCAATTAATAGCATAATCTTGAGGTTTCCCAAGTTCAAAGAAGGATTAAAGAACATCAAGAGTGTGTTTGATCAATATG acGAGGACTCAAATGGAACAATTGACCACGAGGAGCTAAAGCATTGCTTAAACAAACTGCAACTCCATCTGACCGAGAGAGAAATAGAAGATCTTTTTCAGGCTTGTGACGTGGATGGAATCGAAGGAATACAACTGAATGAGTTTGTGGTTCTTCTATGTCTCATCTATCTTCTGATGGACTCTTCAGAAAATTCTCATTCTGTACCGACAACAAACTCCAATCCA ATTTCAAGGATGGGATCTCCTGAACTGGAGGCCACCTTTGATACGATTGTTGAAGCATTTATGTTTCTTGATAAGAATGGTGATGGGAAACTGAACAAGGAAGAGATGGTAATGGCACTGAACGAGGCTTCTCCGTGGGAAAAATCCCCTGGACGCATTTCCAGAAATCGGTTCA AAGAAATGGACTGGAGCAACAGTGGAAAAGTCAGCTTCAAAGAATTCCTCTTTGCATTGACGAATTGGGTAGGGATTGATGCTGATGACGAGAAGGAACATGTCTTGTGA
- the LOC113283038 gene encoding probable calcium-binding protein CML21 isoform X3, whose protein sequence is MLQFTVIHGLTWYRCSSCCLCSSLKSFFSDKVQGMLCRCNTSSKYKRLNPKLEKKMVEAIKKRGSSEPNTFKSINSIILRFPKFKEGLKNIKSVFDQYDEDSNGTIDHEELKHCLNKLQLHLTEREIEDLFQACDVDGIEGIQLNEFVVLLCLIYLLMDSSENSHSISRMGSPELEATFDTIVEAFMFLDKNGDGKLNKEEMVMALNEASPWEKSPGRISRNRFKEMDWSNSGKVSFKEFLFALTNWVGIDADDEKEHVL, encoded by the exons ATGTTGCAGTTTACAGTTATTCATGGGCTAACTTGGTACAGGTGCA GTTCCTGTTGCTTATGTTCCTCTTTGAAGTCTTTTTTCTCTGACAAAGTCCAAGGCATGCTTTGTCGTTGCAATACATCGAGCAAGTATAAGAGGCTAAATCCAAAGCTTGAAAAGAAAATGGTGGAGGCCATCAAGAAAAGAGGCTCTTCTGAACCTAACACTTTTAAATCAATTAATAGCATAATCTTGAGGTTTCCCAAGTTCAAAGAAGGATTAAAGAACATCAAGAGTGTGTTTGATCAATATG acGAGGACTCAAATGGAACAATTGACCACGAGGAGCTAAAGCATTGCTTAAACAAACTGCAACTCCATCTGACCGAGAGAGAAATAGAAGATCTTTTTCAGGCTTGTGACGTGGATGGAATCGAAGGAATACAACTGAATGAGTTTGTGGTTCTTCTATGTCTCATCTATCTTCTGATGGACTCTTCAGAAAATTCTCATTCT ATTTCAAGGATGGGATCTCCTGAACTGGAGGCCACCTTTGATACGATTGTTGAAGCATTTATGTTTCTTGATAAGAATGGTGATGGGAAACTGAACAAGGAAGAGATGGTAATGGCACTGAACGAGGCTTCTCCGTGGGAAAAATCCCCTGGACGCATTTCCAGAAATCGGTTCA AAGAAATGGACTGGAGCAACAGTGGAAAAGTCAGCTTCAAAGAATTCCTCTTTGCATTGACGAATTGGGTAGGGATTGATGCTGATGACGAGAAGGAACATGTCTTGTGA
- the LOC113283038 gene encoding probable calcium-binding protein CML21 isoform X1, whose product MLQFTVIHGLTWYRCSSCCLCSSLKSFFSDKVQGMLCRCNTSSKYKRLNPKLEKKMVEAIKKRGSSEPNTFKSINSIILRFPKFKEGLKNIKSVFDQYDEDSNGTIDHEELKHCLNKLQLHLTEREIEDLFQACDVDGIEGIQLNEFVVLLCLIYLLMDSSENSHSVPTTNSNPISRMGSPELEATFDTIVEAFMFLDKNGDGKLNKEEMVMALNEASPWEKSPGRISRNRFKEMDWSNSGKVSFKEFLFALTNWVGIDADDEKEHVL is encoded by the exons ATGTTGCAGTTTACAGTTATTCATGGGCTAACTTGGTACAGGTGCA GTTCCTGTTGCTTATGTTCCTCTTTGAAGTCTTTTTTCTCTGACAAAGTCCAAGGCATGCTTTGTCGTTGCAATACATCGAGCAAGTATAAGAGGCTAAATCCAAAGCTTGAAAAGAAAATGGTGGAGGCCATCAAGAAAAGAGGCTCTTCTGAACCTAACACTTTTAAATCAATTAATAGCATAATCTTGAGGTTTCCCAAGTTCAAAGAAGGATTAAAGAACATCAAGAGTGTGTTTGATCAATATG acGAGGACTCAAATGGAACAATTGACCACGAGGAGCTAAAGCATTGCTTAAACAAACTGCAACTCCATCTGACCGAGAGAGAAATAGAAGATCTTTTTCAGGCTTGTGACGTGGATGGAATCGAAGGAATACAACTGAATGAGTTTGTGGTTCTTCTATGTCTCATCTATCTTCTGATGGACTCTTCAGAAAATTCTCATTCTGTACCGACAACAAACTCCAATCCA ATTTCAAGGATGGGATCTCCTGAACTGGAGGCCACCTTTGATACGATTGTTGAAGCATTTATGTTTCTTGATAAGAATGGTGATGGGAAACTGAACAAGGAAGAGATGGTAATGGCACTGAACGAGGCTTCTCCGTGGGAAAAATCCCCTGGACGCATTTCCAGAAATCGGTTCA AAGAAATGGACTGGAGCAACAGTGGAAAAGTCAGCTTCAAAGAATTCCTCTTTGCATTGACGAATTGGGTAGGGATTGATGCTGATGACGAGAAGGAACATGTCTTGTGA
- the LOC113283037 gene encoding receptor like protein kinase S.2-like: MQLTHLCFMLPVDLDEIEQPRQVPGTINKELDMEKEKEKENHRRYHHFIAFIRKSLERFCNHRWVGFCKDFPKHHKQNYAETFQDISGILLSDKLNNNNPRIFSYSELYIGTNGFSEDEILGSGGFGRVYRAVLPSDGTVVAVKCVVEKGDKIEKTFAAELMAVAQLRHRNLVKLRGWCVHENQLLLVYDYMPNRSLDRVLFKQQEKTGIAPLSWETRWKIISGLAGALFYLHEQLETQIIHRDIKTSNVMLDSHYNARLGDFGLARWLDHELQLPTSLPTLTLSTRSQKFRLAETTRIGGTIGYLSPESFQRNTMATAKSDVFSFGIVALEVASGRRAVDLAYPDEQIVLLDWVRQLSDEGMCLKARDLQLPEGSYKGSDIERLMHLGLLCSLNSPQQRPTMKWVVEALSSNFVGELPALPSFQSHPFYISLSSATTTATRTTISTISAASNSSIYFTATEDTMFLTAENGESKSRSDERMKTFISVDTPREISYKELVSATNNFSEDRRVAELDFGTAYHAYLDNHHVLVKRLGMRTCPALRSRFSDELRNLTRLRHRNLVQLRGWCTEQGEMLVVYDYSACQLLSHLLFQHRQENTNLALKWSHRYKIMKSLASAILYLHEEWDEQVIHKNITSSAIILDQNMNPRLSCFALAEFLARNEHGPHVIIDPKKSVQGIFGYMSPEYIQTAEAKTSTDVYSFGVVVLEVVSGRMAVDFRRPEVLLVKKVHEFENQQRSLLELVDGRLDGDYDHKELARLVRLGKACTNSNPELRPSMRQIVSILDGNDSLLKEVQRPENPEEWRNQNGCSLSLIRRIQALGIQ, from the coding sequence ATGCAGCTAACTCATCTTTGTTTCATGTTACCTGTCGATCTCGATGAAATCGAGCAACCAAGACAGGTACCAGGAACCATAAACAAAGAATTAGATATggagaaggaaaaggaaaaggaaaatcaTCGTCGTTACCATCATTTTATTGCTTTCATCCGTAAATCGCTTGAACGTTTCTGTAACCATAGATGGGTTGGGTTCTGCAAAGATTTTCCGAAACATCATAAGCAGAATTACGCGGAAACTTTTCAGGATATTTCTGGAATCTTATTGTCAGATAAGTTGAACAACAACAATCCAAGAATTTTCAGTTATTCTGAGCTTTATATTGGTACTAATGGATTCAGTGAAGATGAAATTCTTGGAAGTGGTGGTTTTGGTAGGGTATACAGAGCAGTTTTACCTAGTGATGGAACTGTTGTTGCAGTGAAATGTGTTGTAGAGAAAGGGGATAAAATTGAGAAGACATTTGCTGCAGAATTAATGGCTGTTGCACAGCTTCGCCACCGGAATCTTGTCAAGTTGCGCGGATGGTGTGTTCATGAGAATCAGTTATTGCTAGTTTATGATTATATGCCTAATAGAAGTCTTGATCGAGTACTCTTCAAGCAACAAGAAAAGACAGGAATTGCACCTTTGAGTTGGGAAACCCGGTGGAAAATCATATCTGGTCTGGCAGGTGCTTTGTTTTATTTACATGAGCAGTTGGAGACTCAGATAATTCACCGGGACATCAAAACGAGTAACGTGATGCTTGATTCGCATTATAATGCTCGGCTTGGTGACTTTGGCTTGGCTAGATGGCTCGATCATGAACTCCAACTCCCTACCTCATTGCCTACGCTTACACTGAGCACAAGAAGTCAAAAGTTCCGTTTAGCGGAAACAACTAGAATTGGTGGAACAATTGGTTACCTGTCACCTGAGAGCTTCCAGAGAAATACAATGGCTACCGCAAAATCCGATGTGTTCAGCTTTGGAATCGTTGCACTGGAGGTTGCATCTGGGCGTCGAGCAGTTGATCTTGCATATCCGGATGAACAGATAGTTCTGCTTGACTGGGTACGGCAGCTTTCTGATGAAGGAATGTGTCTGAAAGCCAGAGATCTGCAGTTGCCAGAAGGATCTTATAAGGGTTCTGATATTGAGCGGCTTATGCATCTTGGTCTGTTATGCTCACTGAATTCTCCACAACAGCGACCCACCATGAAATGGGTAGTAGAAGCACTTTCAAGCAATTTTGTTGGTGAGTTACCAGCTCTCCCGTCGTTTCAGTCACACCCTTTTTATATCTCCTTGTCCTCTGCAACCACCACTGCCACCAGAACAACCATATCAACAATATCTGCTGCATCAAATTCATCTATTTACTTCACTGCCACTGAAGACACCATGTTTTTGACTGCTGAAAATGGGGAAAGCAAAAGCAGATCTGACGAACGTATGAAGACATTCATATCGGTTGATACACCACGAGAGATATCTTATAAGGAACTTGTTTCTGCCACAAATAACTTTTCAGAAGATCGGAGAGTCGCAGAGCTGGATTTTGGAACAGCTTACCATGCCTATTTAGACAATCACCACGTCTTGGTAAAACGTCTGGGGATGAGGACATGTCCAGCTTTGCGGTCTCGCTTCTCTGATGAACTTCGGAATCTGACAAGGCTTAGACATCGCAACCTTGTTCAGCTCCGTGGATGGTGCACCGAACAAGGAGAAATGCTGGTAGTCTATGATTACTCAGCTTGTCAGCTTTTAAgccatcttctctttcaacatcgTCAGGAGAACACAAACCTGGCTTTAAAGTGGAGTCATCGGTACAAGATAATGAAGTCACTTGCATCGGCCATCCTTTATCTTCATGAGGAATGGGATGAGCAGGTCATTCATAAGAACATCACTTCTTCAGCAATTATTCTTGATCAGAACATGAACCCGCGTCTAAGTTGCTTTGCCTTAGCTGAATTCCTGGCCAGAAATGAGCATGGCCCCCATGTCATTATTGACCCTAAGAAATCAGTTCAAGGGATCTTTGGTTATATGTCACCGGAGTACATTCAGACTGCAGAAGCAAAGACCTCCACTGATGTTTATAGCTTCGGAGTGGTGGTGCTTGAGGTGGTGAGTGGAAGAATGGCAGTTGATTTCCGCCGACCTGAAGTGTTACTAGTAAAGAAGGTCCATGAATTCGAGAATCAGCAACGGTCCCTATTAGAACTAGTTGATGGGAGACTAGATGGAGACTATGATCACAAAGAGCTGGCGAGGCTGGTAAGATTGGGAAAGGCTTGCACAAATTCAAACCCAGAATTGCGGCCAAGCATGAGGCAGATTGTAAGTATACTTGATGGAAATGACTCGCTGttaaaagaagtgcaaagacCGGAAAATCCGGAAGAATGGCGGAACCAGAATGGCTGTTCTTTATCATTGATCAGAAGAATCCAAGCACTTGGaatacaatga